A portion of the Acidisarcina polymorpha genome contains these proteins:
- a CDS encoding ABC transporter permease — protein MLLQDLRFAFRQLKKNPGFGLTAVLMLALGLGASVAIFAFVDAALIEPLPYADPNRLVEVAESATLFPRSNISYPDYLDWKRMNTVFSSLDAYHQTHYLLRMAGQTESVPAGRVSDGFFRTLGIVPILGRDFFAGEDRPTAAEAVLLSYWTWQRRFKGRRDVIGETVSLSGMPATIIGVLPENFQFAPLGSPEVWASLQPTAECEKKRSCHDLYGVARLKDGVAITSALAEMKSIASQLERQYPDSNRGQGASVVPLYEAIVGDIRPILLALLGGAGLLLLIACVNVSSLLLARSESRRREIAVRGALGASASRLARQFVTEGLVLVGFASLLGIAAAQGAIATLLRLVSKDMMNEMPYLAGVALNGRVAVFTVGVSLLAAVLFSLTPILRVSATGMGAEMRSGLAEGGRGSSGAVWRRFGANLVVLELAIAMVLLAGAGLLGKSFYRLLHVDVNFQPDHLAVVEVQLPQADYAKDEARIRVHREILRQIARLPGVKSAGTTTVLPVSFNGNTDWIRFEGKPYNGIHNEVNERDVSAYYFSTLQAKLLRGRYFTDGEDASKPPVVIINRALAERYFPGEDPIGKRIGDIRLSPASMKTVIGIVDNIKEGALDETIWPAEYHPFNQDSAPYFDVVARTSQDAASVLPEMDAVTRKVDPAIGTIDEATMIEHINQSQTAYLHRSSAWLVGGFAILALLLGVVGLYGVIAYSVSQRTREIGVRMALGAQRASVYRMILTEAFHVTFFGIVAGLICSMGAATLMRSLLFGVRAWDISTLAVVAGVLGVSAMLASYLPARRAASVNPVEALRAE, from the coding sequence GGGTTGACGGCGGTTTTGATGCTGGCGCTTGGGCTTGGCGCCAGTGTGGCGATCTTTGCCTTTGTCGACGCTGCGCTGATCGAGCCGCTGCCGTACGCGGATCCGAACCGGTTGGTGGAAGTGGCGGAGAGTGCCACACTGTTCCCGCGATCCAACATCTCCTACCCCGATTACCTCGACTGGAAGCGGATGAACACCGTGTTCAGCTCCCTCGATGCTTATCACCAGACCCATTATCTGCTGCGTATGGCTGGCCAAACGGAGTCGGTTCCGGCAGGCCGGGTCAGCGATGGTTTCTTTCGAACGCTCGGGATTGTCCCGATCCTTGGCCGGGATTTCTTCGCCGGCGAAGACCGCCCGACTGCGGCCGAGGCGGTCCTTCTCAGCTACTGGACCTGGCAGAGGCGGTTCAAAGGAAGGAGGGATGTGATCGGCGAAACGGTTTCGCTGAGCGGGATGCCGGCCACGATCATCGGCGTGTTGCCAGAGAACTTCCAATTTGCACCCCTCGGCAGTCCCGAGGTCTGGGCCTCTCTGCAGCCAACTGCCGAATGCGAGAAGAAGAGAAGCTGCCATGACTTGTACGGCGTGGCTCGGCTGAAAGACGGCGTCGCGATCACCTCCGCTCTGGCCGAGATGAAGTCCATTGCCAGCCAATTAGAACGACAGTATCCCGACTCCAATCGCGGCCAGGGAGCGAGCGTAGTTCCGTTGTACGAGGCTATCGTTGGCGATATCCGGCCTATCTTGTTAGCGCTGCTCGGCGGAGCGGGGCTGCTATTGTTGATCGCCTGCGTGAACGTGTCGAGCCTCCTGCTGGCGCGGTCGGAGAGCCGTCGGCGCGAGATCGCGGTTCGCGGGGCCTTGGGTGCCTCGGCGTCCCGGCTGGCACGCCAGTTCGTGACGGAAGGGCTGGTCTTGGTCGGATTTGCTAGCCTGTTGGGAATTGCCGCCGCTCAAGGCGCGATTGCGACGTTATTGCGCCTCGTCTCCAAAGACATGATGAACGAGATGCCCTACCTGGCCGGAGTGGCATTAAACGGACGCGTGGCTGTCTTTACCGTGGGGGTTTCCCTTCTAGCCGCTGTGCTGTTTTCCTTGACTCCGATTCTGCGCGTGTCCGCTACCGGGATGGGCGCTGAGATGCGCAGCGGCCTGGCCGAAGGCGGCCGCGGTTCTTCAGGAGCAGTATGGAGGCGTTTTGGCGCGAATTTGGTGGTGCTGGAATTGGCCATCGCCATGGTGCTCTTGGCTGGTGCGGGGTTGCTGGGAAAAAGCTTCTACCGGCTACTGCATGTGGACGTCAACTTCCAGCCGGATCATCTGGCGGTCGTCGAAGTTCAACTGCCGCAGGCCGACTATGCGAAGGACGAAGCGCGAATCCGGGTTCATCGGGAGATTTTGCGCCAGATCGCGAGGCTGCCCGGAGTGAAATCGGCGGGAACCACAACAGTCTTGCCAGTCAGTTTCAACGGGAATACTGACTGGATACGCTTCGAAGGGAAGCCCTATAACGGCATTCACAACGAGGTAAATGAGCGCGACGTAAGCGCATATTACTTCTCGACCCTACAAGCGAAACTGCTGCGCGGGCGCTACTTTACCGATGGCGAAGATGCGTCCAAGCCGCCGGTGGTCATTATCAATCGGGCGCTGGCCGAGAGGTATTTTCCCGGCGAAGATCCAATCGGCAAGCGGATCGGCGACATCCGGTTGTCGCCCGCCTCGATGAAGACGGTGATCGGGATCGTGGACAATATCAAGGAAGGTGCTTTAGATGAAACGATCTGGCCAGCGGAGTACCACCCGTTCAATCAGGATTCGGCTCCTTATTTCGATGTTGTAGCCCGAACTTCACAGGACGCTGCATCGGTGCTCCCCGAGATGGACGCGGTTACCCGCAAGGTGGATCCAGCGATCGGCACGATCGACGAGGCCACGATGATCGAGCACATCAACCAATCCCAGACGGCGTACCTGCATCGTTCCTCGGCGTGGCTTGTCGGAGGATTTGCGATTCTAGCACTGCTGCTGGGCGTTGTAGGGCTGTACGGGGTGATTGCCTATTCGGTGAGTCAGCGGACGCGGGAGATCGGGGTACGGATGGCGTTGGGAGCGCAGCGGGCTTCGGTTTACCGGATGATTTTGACCGAAGCGTTTCACGTGACGTTCTTTGGCATCGTCGCTGGGTTAATTTGTTCAATGGGAGCGGCGACGCTGATGCGAAGCCTCTTATTTGGGGTTCGTGCCTGGGACATCTCGACTCTGGCGGTGGTCGCAGGTGTGCTGGGAGTCTCCGCGATGCTGGCGAGTTATCTTCCGGCGCGACGGGCTGCTTCAGTGAATCCGGTCGAAGCTCTGCGGGCAGAGTAA